TGGAGTCCGCGGCCGACGTCGCGGCGTCGGAGGCCGCGGCCGCCGGGATCAACTGGACGTTCGCCCCGACGGCGGACGTGACCAGAGACGCCCGCTGGGGACGGGCAATGGAATCGAACGGGGAGGACCCGTACCTCGGAGCCCGAATGACGGCTGCCCGCGTCCGGGGGTTCCAGGGAGACGACCTGGCCGCGACCGACAGCGTCCTCGCGTGTGCGAAGCACTTCGCGGGGTACGGGGCCGTCGAGGCCGGTCGCGAGTACAACACGGTCGACGTGTCGGAGAGCGCGCTCCGCGACGTCCACCTCCCGCCGTTCGAGGCCGCCGTCGACGCCGGCGTCGGGTCGGTGATGAACGCCTTCACCGTTCACGACCGCATCCCCGCCGGAGCGAGCGAGCACCTCGTGTCCGACGTACTCAAGGGCGAGTGGGCGTTCGACGGTGCCGTCGTCTCCGACTGGAACTCGTTCCGCGAGCTGATCTACCACGGCGTCGCGGCGGACGAACGCGACGCGGCCCGCCTCGCCATCGAGGCCGGGTCGGACGTCGACATGGTCGGTCACGTCTTCGACGCCGAACTCGCGGAGCTGGTCGAGGACGGGGTCGTCGACGAGGCTCTGGTCGACGACGCGGTCCGTCGCGTCCTGCGCGTCAAGTTCCGGCTGGGGCTGTTCGAGGATCCCTACCGGTACTTCGACGACGAACGCGAGGCGTCGGTCGCCCTCGCCGACGAGCATCGGACCGCGGCGCGAGCGGTCGCCCGCGAGTCCACCGTCCTCCTGGAGAACGACGGCGACCTGCTCCCGCTCGACGGCGACGAGGACGTGGCCGTCGTCGGAGCGCTCGCGGACAGCGCCGACGACGCCCTGGGTGAGTGGCGCGCCCGCGGCGACCCGGCGGACGCGGTCAGCGTCCTCGACGGCCTGCAGTCGGCCGTCGACGGCGCAGTCGACTACGCGACTGGGTACGAGCCGTTCGGCGACGGGGACGGACAGTTCGGGACTGTCACGGACGACCGCCGCACCGAGGCCGTCGAGGCAGTCGATGACGCCGACGTCGCCGTCGCCGTCGTCGGCGAGCACTGGCAGCTGTCCGGGGAGTGCGCGAGCCGGTCCGAGATCGGGTTACCGGGCGATCAGCGGGCGCTACTCGAGGCCCTCGTCGCGACGGACACCACCGTGGTCGCCGTCCTCATGAACGGCCGGCCGCTCGCCATCCCGTGGACGGCCGAGCACGTCCCGGCGATCCTGGAGACGTGGTTCCTCGGAACGGAGGCCGGGACCGCCGTCGCCGACGTCCTGCTCGGTGAGTCCGACCCGTCGGGGCGGCTGCCCATGAGCTTCCCCCGGACGGTCGGACAGGTCCCCGTCCACTACGACCACCTGCCGACCGGGCGGCCAGCGGAGACCGCCGAGGACGGCTGGTCGACGTCGTACGTCGACGTCCCGAACGATCCGCTCTACGCCTTCGGACACGGGCGCAGTTACGCGTCCTTCGAGTACGCGGACCTCGAACTCGACGCCGACGCGATCGAACCGGACGAAACTCTCACCGTCTCCGTGACCGTCGAGAACACGAGCGACGTGGCCGGCACAGAGGTCGTGCAGCTCTACACCCACGACGTCGTCGGAAGCCGATCGCGCCCCGCCAAAGAGCTGACGCGGTTCGAGAAGGTCGATCTCGAACCCGGCGCGAGCCGCACCGTGACCTTCGAGATCGAGACCGACGCCCTCGCGTTCTGGACCGCCGACGGCGAGATGGCCGCCGAACCCGGCGAGTTCGAGGTGTTCGTCGGCCGCTCCGCCGAGAACGTTCGACTCACGGACGCTTTCGAGCTCGTCGACTGAAAGCGATCCGTCGACGGCCCGGCTCGGGTTCTCGGTCCAGTCGGTAGTCGCTCGTCACGCGGCACCGGCCGCACCGGACGATGCGTACGGTCGTTCCGACGGCCCGGGGCGGTATCAGTCGTAGCGGGCGACTGCCCGTACCGGTGCGCCATCTCCGTCGGCGAGTTTCAGCGGGAACGCCAGGAACCGGAACCGCCGGGGCAGGTCCGCCAGATCAGTGAGGTTCTCGAAGACGAGGTGTCCCCGGCCGAGCAGCGCGTGATGGGCCGGGACGCCTTGAGATGGGGCGTCGTCGGTCGGCGTCGGGTCGACGTTGAGGGCGTCGATCGCGACGTCGTAGCCCTGCTCGACGCAGAACTCGGCCGCCTCGGGCGTCAGATGTGGGTGATCGAAGTACGTCCCCTCGCCCCAGTACTCGTCCCAGCCAGTGCGGACGACGACCAGGTCGGCGTCGGTGGCAGGGAGCGCGTCCGGCCCGATGGGCGACCGCGGTGAGCGACCGCGGCAGTCCGCCATGACGGCGTCGCGGGCGAATCGATCGACGTCGAGGGCGTCGAGGGTCCGGCCGTCGGCCTCGGTGTGACTCGGCGCGTCGACGTGCGTCCCCGCGTGGCTGCCGCACTCCACGGCGGAGACGCGGTAGCCGTCCTCCTGATGGGTCGCGTGCGGTTCGACGGTGACCGTCGGGTCGCCCGGGAAGACCGGCATGTCGGTGTCGACGGTCCGGGTGAGGTCGCGGTAGGGCATACGGGAGTCGTCGGGAGGCTGGTACAAGACAGTGACCGGACCGAGAGCCGAACGGTTACCCATCCCAGACACAGAACGGGGACATGGACATCTCAGCGGTCGACCTCTCGCCGGTCCCCGAGGACGGCACTGCAACGGACGCGTACGAGAACACCGTCGAGGCCGCGCAACAGGCCGAACGGCTCGGTTTTGAGCGGTTCTGGGTGGCCGAACACCACGGCACGGCCGACGCCATCGCGGGGACGACGCCCGAGGTCCTCCTGGGCCACCTCGCCGCGCAGACCGACTCGATTCGACTCGGGTCCGGGACTGTGCTGCTCAACCACTACCGGCCGTTCAAGGTGGCCGAGCAGTTCGGCGCGCTGGACGCGCTCGCACCGGGTCGCGTCGACGCCGGGCTGGGGCGAGCGAACGGGTCGCCGGCCGTCGACCGCGCGCTCGGGACGGAGCGGCGAGTGCGGAACCCGGACGAGGACCACGCCGAGAAGATCGAGGCCGTCGTTTCCCACCTCTACGACGAGTACCCCGACGAACACCCCTACGGCGGCCTGACGATCCCGTCCTCCGGCGAGGAGCCGCCCGCGCCGTGGGTGCTCGGATCCAGCCCGTCGAGCGCGGCGATCGCGGGCGAACTCGGGCTTCGCTACTGCTTCGCGGCGTTCATCCGACCGGAGCTGGCCACGCAGTCCTTCGAGGCGTACCGCGATCACTTCGAGTCGTCGCGGCTGGCCGGGAGTGTCGACGAACCGGAGGGCATGGTCGCGGTGAACGCGGTGTGCGCCGAGAGCGACGCGGAAGCGGCACGGCTCCGTGCGGTCGCCGAGGCGTCGTTCGAGCGGATCCAGCGCGGGGTCGTCGACAGGCCGTCCGTCGAGGAGGCCGTCGACGAACTCGGTGGCGTGCCCGACCCGACGCCCGAGACGCTCGACGCGGGCGAGTGGCCGCGGGCCATCTCCGGGGATCCGGACACGCTCGCCGGCCTGCTGGAGCAGCTCACCGAGCGCGTCGGCGTCGACGAGGTGATGATCCAGCACGCCGTCGCGGACCACGAGGACGCGCTCCGATCGCACGAACTCCTGGCCGACGGCGTCGGACTGTCGACTCGGTGACGGAGGACTCCGAAGGTAGCCACCCGGACGTGTTGCCCCGGACCGTCCTATTCCCACGAGGGAAATAGATGTTTGTTCACACTAACCGGATTAATTTTGATGAGGTCACAATTTGCACCCGTTATCCTCCGTGAGTTGAGGATAATATTCAAGTAACGATGGGGTTTCCCGTAGTCATATGTCCGAAGATGTTCCCCCGGGACAGGTCCTCAACGAACTCGACGGCGAAGCGATCCGATCCCTCGAAGAGCAGTTGCGAGGGGCGCTCGTACTGCCGGACGGGACCGAGTACGAGGACGCGCGACGCGTCTGGAACGGCCTGGTCAACAGGTACCCCGCGCTGATCGTCCGCTGTGCCGGGGCGGCCGACGTGGCCGCGGCCGTCGAGTTCGCCGGCGACCACGACCTGCCGCTGTCGGTCCGCGGCGGCGCCCACCACCAGACCGGGAGCGCGATCGCGGAGAGCGGGCTCGTCGTCGACTGCTCGGAGATGACCAGCGTGCAGGTCGACCCCGAAGCACAGGTCGCCCACGTCGAACCGGGAACCAGGGCCAGGGACGTGCTCCACGAGACCCAGCAGTTCGGGCTGGCCACGCCAACCGGGAGCGCCGCCTCCGTCGGCATTCCCGGGTCCACGCTGGGCGGCGGCATCGGCTGGATCCGTCGCAAGCATGGCCTCGGCATCGACGCGCTCCGGTCGGTCACGGTGGTCACCGCGGACGGCCGGCTCCGGCGAGCCAGCCCCGAGCACAACGAGGACCTCTTCTGGGCGCTCCGCGGCGGCGGCGGAAACGTCGGCGTCGTCACCTCCTTCGAGTTCGACCTCTACGAGGTCGGACCCGAGGTGTACGGGCTGGGCGTCTTCTACCCGGCCGAGCACGACCGGGCCGTCTTCGAGCGGTTGCGCGAGGTGATGGCCGACGCTCCGCGGGAACTCACGACGCTGGCACTGAACGGCCACGTGCCGCCGCTGCCCGCGCTCCCGGCGGAGCTACACGGCGAACCCGCCGTCGCGGTGATGGGCTGTTACGCCGGCGACCGCGCCGAGGCCCAGGACGTCACCGCGCCCCTGCGGAACGTCGCCGAGCCACTGATCGACATGAGCGGTCCCATGCCCTACGAGCTGCTCCACGAACTGGGCGCCCAGATGTATCCCGACGGCCGCAACTACTGCCACCGCTCGGTCTTCCTCGACGACCTCGCCGGCGAGGCGCTCGACCTCGTCGTCGACGGCGTGGACGACGCCCCGTCGCCGGCGAGCGGAATCGGCGTCTGGCCGCTCGGCGGCGCGGTCCGAGACGCCGACGCCGGCGGCGCGTTCCCGTGGCGGGACAAGGATTACATGGTCACCGTCGAGGCCAACTGGGACGGTCCCGACTCGAAGGCCAACCTCGAGTGGGCTCGCGAGACCGACGTGGCGTTCCGCGAGGCCGGCGGCCAGGGTGCCTACGGCGGATTCACCGGCGTCGAGGAGGGGGACGACGAGGACTGGCCGCGCCGCGTCTACGGGGACTCCTACGACCGACTCGCGGAAGTCAAACGCGAGTACGACCCCGAGAACCTGTTCCAGCTGAACGTGAACGTCGATCCGTCTGACGCCTAGTCCGATCCGTCTCGGGATTCAGAACGTCGGACAGAGGTCAGTCCACGCCGCGTCCGGCACCGGATCCTCAACGGCGACGGGGTCGGAGTTCCCATCGTTCGGTCCGATCAGTCGTCCGCCGACGACACAGCGGCGACCGCACTAGCGTTCGTCTTCACCGTCGTCCGCCGTTCCGATGGATTACAGACAGGCAGTACAGACGTCCATTGCAGACATCCATTGCAGACGCCCATTGCAGACGTCCATTGCAGACAGTACATCTGCAAGCGACCGTGGGAACAGCCTGGTCTGCGACGAACGCGGTGTCGGAATCGGTAGACGAGGTCCGTATCCGGAAGCCGAGGGTTCCACTGCTTCCTCGCCGTCGACGAGATCGCTGTCCGGTCGCGATACGTCCCGGTACAGCCGACGAGCGCGTGGTAGACCCACGGGCCCGGTTGACTGGATCCAGAGAGGCACCGCTCCTCGCCGTGCGAAGCGGTGAATCGGGACGCGCGTCCACCGGTCGTGTGAGGCGTCGTCCTGTCTGCATCTCGTAGCGCAGTCATCCCCAGAACGTCCCCAAACATTCAAGCCCGGTGGCGAGGAGTAGCGGGTAGTGACTCCACTGCGGCAGGTCTGTATACTGGTCGTCCTCGGGAGCG
This region of Halomicrobium urmianum genomic DNA includes:
- a CDS encoding LLM class flavin-dependent oxidoreductase; amino-acid sequence: MDISAVDLSPVPEDGTATDAYENTVEAAQQAERLGFERFWVAEHHGTADAIAGTTPEVLLGHLAAQTDSIRLGSGTVLLNHYRPFKVAEQFGALDALAPGRVDAGLGRANGSPAVDRALGTERRVRNPDEDHAEKIEAVVSHLYDEYPDEHPYGGLTIPSSGEEPPAPWVLGSSPSSAAIAGELGLRYCFAAFIRPELATQSFEAYRDHFESSRLAGSVDEPEGMVAVNAVCAESDAEAARLRAVAEASFERIQRGVVDRPSVEEAVDELGGVPDPTPETLDAGEWPRAISGDPDTLAGLLEQLTERVGVDEVMIQHAVADHEDALRSHELLADGVGLSTR
- the bglX gene encoding beta-glucosidase BglX; translated protein: MTDMDTSDPPDGQTTENRIETLLDEMTLEEKVGQLNQLNGSDQTGPAVEDVDLEAEIRAGRVGSVLNADGLAARRRYQRLAAEESRLGIPLLFGFDVVHGYRTIFPIPLGEAATWNPDLVESAADVAASEAAAAGINWTFAPTADVTRDARWGRAMESNGEDPYLGARMTAARVRGFQGDDLAATDSVLACAKHFAGYGAVEAGREYNTVDVSESALRDVHLPPFEAAVDAGVGSVMNAFTVHDRIPAGASEHLVSDVLKGEWAFDGAVVSDWNSFRELIYHGVAADERDAARLAIEAGSDVDMVGHVFDAELAELVEDGVVDEALVDDAVRRVLRVKFRLGLFEDPYRYFDDEREASVALADEHRTAARAVARESTVLLENDGDLLPLDGDEDVAVVGALADSADDALGEWRARGDPADAVSVLDGLQSAVDGAVDYATGYEPFGDGDGQFGTVTDDRRTEAVEAVDDADVAVAVVGEHWQLSGECASRSEIGLPGDQRALLEALVATDTTVVAVLMNGRPLAIPWTAEHVPAILETWFLGTEAGTAVADVLLGESDPSGRLPMSFPRTVGQVPVHYDHLPTGRPAETAEDGWSTSYVDVPNDPLYAFGHGRSYASFEYADLELDADAIEPDETLTVSVTVENTSDVAGTEVVQLYTHDVVGSRSRPAKELTRFEKVDLEPGASRTVTFEIETDALAFWTADGEMAAEPGEFEVFVGRSAENVRLTDAFELVD
- a CDS encoding FAD-binding oxidoreductase; this encodes MSEDVPPGQVLNELDGEAIRSLEEQLRGALVLPDGTEYEDARRVWNGLVNRYPALIVRCAGAADVAAAVEFAGDHDLPLSVRGGAHHQTGSAIAESGLVVDCSEMTSVQVDPEAQVAHVEPGTRARDVLHETQQFGLATPTGSAASVGIPGSTLGGGIGWIRRKHGLGIDALRSVTVVTADGRLRRASPEHNEDLFWALRGGGGNVGVVTSFEFDLYEVGPEVYGLGVFYPAEHDRAVFERLREVMADAPRELTTLALNGHVPPLPALPAELHGEPAVAVMGCYAGDRAEAQDVTAPLRNVAEPLIDMSGPMPYELLHELGAQMYPDGRNYCHRSVFLDDLAGEALDLVVDGVDDAPSPASGIGVWPLGGAVRDADAGGAFPWRDKDYMVTVEANWDGPDSKANLEWARETDVAFREAGGQGAYGGFTGVEEGDDEDWPRRVYGDSYDRLAEVKREYDPENLFQLNVNVDPSDA
- a CDS encoding cyclase family protein, with product MPYRDLTRTVDTDMPVFPGDPTVTVEPHATHQEDGYRVSAVECGSHAGTHVDAPSHTEADGRTLDALDVDRFARDAVMADCRGRSPRSPIGPDALPATDADLVVVRTGWDEYWGEGTYFDHPHLTPEAAEFCVEQGYDVAIDALNVDPTPTDDAPSQGVPAHHALLGRGHLVFENLTDLADLPRRFRFLAFPLKLADGDGAPVRAVARYD